A genomic region of Papaver somniferum cultivar HN1 chromosome 7, ASM357369v1, whole genome shotgun sequence contains the following coding sequences:
- the LOC113300075 gene encoding uncharacterized protein LOC113300075 isoform X2 has protein sequence MKGTKLSWQPVMTADTAVPVYWLNWRVLLCGIWISFAMVIASYLIWKYEGSNSSRPDRVRVETQQGDSGALYEDEGWRPCLKDLHPAWLMAFRAIGFVVLLALLVANVVVDGGGIFYFYTQWTFTLVTIYFGLGSVLSVNGCYEYRNRVGGDHVELDAERGNYVAPRHAENVSGSNTMKSSVLHEHHSDRKPAGILVYAFQIIFQMSAGAVMLTDAVFWFIIVPFLTIKDYKLNFLLVSMHSINAVFLLADAALNSLQFPWFRFAYFILWTAIYVIFQWVIHACISLWWPYPFLDLSSSYAPLWYLAVGLMHIPCYGVFVLILRMKHFLWSKWFPESYHIEK, from the exons GAACAAAACTATCTTGGCAGCCAGTCATGACTGCAGATACAGCGGTACCGGTTTATTGGTTAAATTGGAGGGTTTTACTATGTGGAATTTGGATCTCATTTGCAATGGTAATAGCATCATATTTAATTTGGAAGTATGAAGGTTCAAATAGTTCAAGACCTGATAGAGTTAGAGTTGAAACCCAACAAGGAGATTCAGGGGCTTTGTATGAAGATGAAGGTTGGCGGCCGTGCTTGAAAGATCTTCATCCTGCTTGGTTGATGGCTTTTAGGGCTATTGGCTTTGTTGTTCTATTGGCGTTGCTTGTTgctaatgttgttgttgatggaggTGGCATATTCTACTTTTAtactca GTGGACATTTACACTGGTTACCATTTACTTTGGG CTTGGTTCTGTTCTCTCTGTTAATGGATGTTACGAGTATCGTAACAGAGTTGGTGGTGATCATGTGGAGTTAGATGCAGAGCGAGGCAACTATGTTGCTCCCAGACATGCAGAGAACGTAAGTGGAAGCAATACAATGAAAAGTTCCGTTCTCCACGAGCACCATTCTGATCGAAAACCTGCTGGAATTTTGGTGTATGCTTTTCAAATTATTTTTCAG ATGAGTGCAGGAGCCGTAATGCTCACTGATGCCGTCTTTTGGTTCATCATTGTTCCTTTTCTTACCATCAAAGACTACAAACTGAATTTT TTGTTGGTTAGTATGCATTCAATCAATGCTGTTTTTCTCCTTGCTGATGCGGCTTTGAACAGCTTG CAATTCCCATGGTTTCGGTTCGCATACTTCATCTTGTGGACAGCGATATACGTCATTTTTCAATGGGTCATTCATGCTTGCATATCACTTTG GTGGCCATACCCCTTTCTCGACTTATCATCCTCCTATGCTCCATTATG GTATTTAGCTGTTGGACTGATGCATATCCCCTGCTACGGGGTCTTTGTACTAATACTAAGGATGAAGCACTTCTTGTGGTCAAAATGGTTCCCAGAATCTTACCACATTGAGAAGTAA
- the LOC113300074 gene encoding signal recognition particle receptor subunit beta-like, with protein sequence MDIEQWNQVVREWIDKTAQQLRQLPIEQIYVAVGVLVLTFVFFLLISLFKRSKSDTIVLAGLSGSGKTVLFYQLRDGSAHQGTVTSMDPNEGNFVLHSESSKKGKIKPVRVVDVPGHSRLRPKLDEYLPQAAGLIFVVDALDFLPNCRAAAEYLYEILTKATVVKKKVPVIIVCNKTDKVTAHTKEFIRKQLEKEIDKLRASRTAISAADMSTEYALGVAGETFTFSQCHNKVSVGESSGITGDISQVEQFIREHVRP encoded by the exons ATGGACatagaacaatggaaccaagtaGTACGAGAATGGATAGATAAAACAGCACAACAACTACGCCAGTTACCTATTGAACAGATTTATGTTGCTGTTGGTGTTTTGGTACTTACATTTGTGTTTTTCTTGTTAA TTAGCTTATTTAAGCGATCGAAATCTGATACAATTGTTCTTGCTGGGTTAAGTGGGAGTGGGAAAACTGTTCTCTTTTATCAG CTTCGGGATGGCTCAGCACATCAGGGTACTGTTACATCTATGGATCCAAATGAAGGAAATTTTGTGCTTCACTCTGAGTCCTCTAAG AAAGGCAAGATAAAGCCTGTCCGCGTAGTTGATGTTCCTGGACACTCTCGACTTCGACCAAAGCTTGACGAATATTTGCCTCAAGCAGCTGGTCTTATCTTTGTCGTCGATGCTCTGGACTTTTTGCCAAACTGCCGTGCAGCTGCTGA GTACCTGTAtgaaatattgaccaaggcaaCTGTTGTGAAGAAGAAAGTCCCAGTGATTATAGTGTGCAACAAGACTGACAAAGTGACTGCCCACACCAAGGAGTTCATCAGGAAGCAACTGGAGAAGGAAAT AGACAAGTTGCGAGCATCTAGGACTGCCATATCTGCTGCTGATATGTCTACTGAGTATGCACTTGGTGTGGCTGGAGAGACTTTCACATTTTCTCAGTGTCACAACAAGGTGAGTGTTGGAGAGTCATCGGGTATCACAGGGGACATATCACAGGTTGAACAATTTATAAGGGAACATGTACGGCCCTAA
- the LOC113300075 gene encoding uncharacterized protein LOC113300075 isoform X1 translates to MKIMLNSMNWLTGTKLSWQPVMTADTAVPVYWLNWRVLLCGIWISFAMVIASYLIWKYEGSNSSRPDRVRVETQQGDSGALYEDEGWRPCLKDLHPAWLMAFRAIGFVVLLALLVANVVVDGGGIFYFYTQWTFTLVTIYFGLGSVLSVNGCYEYRNRVGGDHVELDAERGNYVAPRHAENVSGSNTMKSSVLHEHHSDRKPAGILVYAFQIIFQMSAGAVMLTDAVFWFIIVPFLTIKDYKLNFLLVSMHSINAVFLLADAALNSLQFPWFRFAYFILWTAIYVIFQWVIHACISLWWPYPFLDLSSSYAPLWYLAVGLMHIPCYGVFVLILRMKHFLWSKWFPESYHIEK, encoded by the exons ATGAAAATTATGTTAAACTCGATGAATTGGTTAACAGGAACAAAACTATCTTGGCAGCCAGTCATGACTGCAGATACAGCGGTACCGGTTTATTGGTTAAATTGGAGGGTTTTACTATGTGGAATTTGGATCTCATTTGCAATGGTAATAGCATCATATTTAATTTGGAAGTATGAAGGTTCAAATAGTTCAAGACCTGATAGAGTTAGAGTTGAAACCCAACAAGGAGATTCAGGGGCTTTGTATGAAGATGAAGGTTGGCGGCCGTGCTTGAAAGATCTTCATCCTGCTTGGTTGATGGCTTTTAGGGCTATTGGCTTTGTTGTTCTATTGGCGTTGCTTGTTgctaatgttgttgttgatggaggTGGCATATTCTACTTTTAtactca GTGGACATTTACACTGGTTACCATTTACTTTGGG CTTGGTTCTGTTCTCTCTGTTAATGGATGTTACGAGTATCGTAACAGAGTTGGTGGTGATCATGTGGAGTTAGATGCAGAGCGAGGCAACTATGTTGCTCCCAGACATGCAGAGAACGTAAGTGGAAGCAATACAATGAAAAGTTCCGTTCTCCACGAGCACCATTCTGATCGAAAACCTGCTGGAATTTTGGTGTATGCTTTTCAAATTATTTTTCAG ATGAGTGCAGGAGCCGTAATGCTCACTGATGCCGTCTTTTGGTTCATCATTGTTCCTTTTCTTACCATCAAAGACTACAAACTGAATTTT TTGTTGGTTAGTATGCATTCAATCAATGCTGTTTTTCTCCTTGCTGATGCGGCTTTGAACAGCTTG CAATTCCCATGGTTTCGGTTCGCATACTTCATCTTGTGGACAGCGATATACGTCATTTTTCAATGGGTCATTCATGCTTGCATATCACTTTG GTGGCCATACCCCTTTCTCGACTTATCATCCTCCTATGCTCCATTATG GTATTTAGCTGTTGGACTGATGCATATCCCCTGCTACGGGGTCTTTGTACTAATACTAAGGATGAAGCACTTCTTGTGGTCAAAATGGTTCCCAGAATCTTACCACATTGAGAAGTAA
- the LOC113300075 gene encoding uncharacterized protein LOC113300075 isoform X3 has protein sequence MTADTAVPVYWLNWRVLLCGIWISFAMVIASYLIWKYEGSNSSRPDRVRVETQQGDSGALYEDEGWRPCLKDLHPAWLMAFRAIGFVVLLALLVANVVVDGGGIFYFYTQWTFTLVTIYFGLGSVLSVNGCYEYRNRVGGDHVELDAERGNYVAPRHAENVSGSNTMKSSVLHEHHSDRKPAGILVYAFQIIFQMSAGAVMLTDAVFWFIIVPFLTIKDYKLNFLLVSMHSINAVFLLADAALNSLQFPWFRFAYFILWTAIYVIFQWVIHACISLWWPYPFLDLSSSYAPLWYLAVGLMHIPCYGVFVLILRMKHFLWSKWFPESYHIEK, from the exons ATGACTGCAGATACAGCGGTACCGGTTTATTGGTTAAATTGGAGGGTTTTACTATGTGGAATTTGGATCTCATTTGCAATGGTAATAGCATCATATTTAATTTGGAAGTATGAAGGTTCAAATAGTTCAAGACCTGATAGAGTTAGAGTTGAAACCCAACAAGGAGATTCAGGGGCTTTGTATGAAGATGAAGGTTGGCGGCCGTGCTTGAAAGATCTTCATCCTGCTTGGTTGATGGCTTTTAGGGCTATTGGCTTTGTTGTTCTATTGGCGTTGCTTGTTgctaatgttgttgttgatggaggTGGCATATTCTACTTTTAtactca GTGGACATTTACACTGGTTACCATTTACTTTGGG CTTGGTTCTGTTCTCTCTGTTAATGGATGTTACGAGTATCGTAACAGAGTTGGTGGTGATCATGTGGAGTTAGATGCAGAGCGAGGCAACTATGTTGCTCCCAGACATGCAGAGAACGTAAGTGGAAGCAATACAATGAAAAGTTCCGTTCTCCACGAGCACCATTCTGATCGAAAACCTGCTGGAATTTTGGTGTATGCTTTTCAAATTATTTTTCAG ATGAGTGCAGGAGCCGTAATGCTCACTGATGCCGTCTTTTGGTTCATCATTGTTCCTTTTCTTACCATCAAAGACTACAAACTGAATTTT TTGTTGGTTAGTATGCATTCAATCAATGCTGTTTTTCTCCTTGCTGATGCGGCTTTGAACAGCTTG CAATTCCCATGGTTTCGGTTCGCATACTTCATCTTGTGGACAGCGATATACGTCATTTTTCAATGGGTCATTCATGCTTGCATATCACTTTG GTGGCCATACCCCTTTCTCGACTTATCATCCTCCTATGCTCCATTATG GTATTTAGCTGTTGGACTGATGCATATCCCCTGCTACGGGGTCTTTGTACTAATACTAAGGATGAAGCACTTCTTGTGGTCAAAATGGTTCCCAGAATCTTACCACATTGAGAAGTAA